The genomic window CTCAGGCGATCGCTCATCTTTTTCTAAGTTTAAATATACCGATTAATTACAGTATTTGGATATGCGAAAATTTAGGAAATGCTGATGAAAAAGTAAAGTCTTATACTCCTCAAATTTTAGCGAATATAAGTTATCAGTTTGCTGTGCTTAATGTTGTTATTTTAGTACGGAAAAATCATATTAATTTAACTAAAAAAGAGCTTGACAATTTACCACTTTTAGGCATTGAAGATCATTATTTTTTAAGCTTTAAAGATCGTCCTGGACTGATGACAAAACAAGAAATTAGGACAATTATTTTAGGAGAATTAGAATTAAAATCACAAGAAATTATTTGGGATATTGGCGCAGGAACCGGAGCAGTTTCGGTAGAAATAGCTCGCTTATGTCCTAAAAGTCAGGTGTTTGCCATTGAGAAAACAGCAATGGGTATTAATTTAATTAATAAAAATTGTCAAAGATTTGACGTTAATAATATCACCTCTATTCAAACAAAAGCACCCGATAAATTATCAAAATTACCGAACCCTAATCGAATTTTTATCGGAGGAAGTGGGGGTAATTTAATTGACATTTTAGACGTTTGTCAAGAAAAATTAGTAAAAAATGGTATTATTCTCATTGCTTTAGCAACCTTAGAAAATTTAGTAATTAGTTTAGATTGGATTAACAGAAATAACTGGCATTATCAACTATTAAATATTAATATCTCTCGCTCTCTTTCCATTGCTAATTTAACCCGTTTATCTCCTTTAAACCCTGTATTTTTAGTTAAGACGTTCCGTAAAAA from Crocosphaera subtropica ATCC 51142 includes these protein-coding regions:
- a CDS encoding bifunctional cobalt-precorrin-7 (C(5))-methyltransferase/cobalt-precorrin-6B (C(15))-methyltransferase, whose protein sequence is MIKVVGIGLNGRESLIANVQEIVDNANLLMGSDRHLSYFPNHPGDKVIISSFYEDIKTLKQIKNYHQSIVILVSGDPLFFGLGRLLLEQFEVEELEFYPNVSSIQLAFSQIKIPWHDAKIISGHGRHLDELITSLQQGVEKIAILTDSKNNPQAIAHLFLSLNIPINYSIWICENLGNADEKVKSYTPQILANISYQFAVLNVVILVRKNHINLTKKELDNLPLLGIEDHYFLSFKDRPGLMTKQEIRTIILGELELKSQEIIWDIGAGTGAVSVEIARLCPKSQVFAIEKTAMGINLINKNCQRFDVNNITSIQTKAPDKLSKLPNPNRIFIGGSGGNLIDILDVCQEKLVKNGIILIALATLENLVISLDWINRNNWHYQLLNINISRSLSIANLTRLSPLNPVFLVKTFRKKQ